The Alnus glutinosa chromosome 3, dhAlnGlut1.1, whole genome shotgun sequence nucleotide sequence TATGAAACCCTGTGATAAATGGGGTATGATGATGGTTTTATCCATACACCCACTAAAAATTGAAACTTGCATGCATAATGTAACATATAAAATGGCAGCATTGGCTTTAGTCTTATCTTCCGCTGCTGATAGCAGCAAGTTTGCCAGTTGAGGAATGGATCTCCTAAGCTCTTCATACAGTGTCTCACTATGGTAGGCAGCATTTCCAATCTTAAGAGAAAGATACACTAGATTAGCCTTATTATATCTgtaagaagaagatgaatgaaTTATGCCAGAAACTTCTTCACAGGATAATGAAGAGGTTGTTATATTCTAGGGCAACTATGTTTGAAGTAAAGTAAGTGTCAGTAATTGGATCAGAACTTGCAGCAAAGCATGCAAATTTTCATGCCATATATATTTGAGATATTCAATAcagaaaaaatttgaaacaaaccTCACATAATCGACCAGAGCAAGAAATGAACAAAATCTAACTAAAAAATGGTAGAAACAGCCCCCGTATGCTTGGCTCCTCGCACGCCACCCACAGTAGTCAATCAAGAAGCAGATCGGCGGATGCTTGTGGCATACAGGGAGCCAGGCATAACCCGTTtcacctcttcttcttcctcaaactTCAAAGCCTTCTTTGTGGAGGCTTTATCCATACCCCATTTATCACAGGCTTTATTGTATATAGATAGTATATGATAGATGATTATGAATATTGTATATGGTGTCTAACAAAAGAACCAGGCTTTGAATATAGAAACAAAAGTTAGAATCTAAAGCTTATTTCCAAGTGTTTCTCCCTCGCTTTTGATAAATCAGTGTAGGCTGGTCCCTTGTCACAGGGTATGGTGATGGTTTTATCCATACCCCATTTATCAAAGGGCTCTGTTCTTCAACGATATCCATCATTAAAATTTATGCCCTTGGATACTAATAAGAATGTAGTAAATGGTACAAAAATACATGTTGATATGATTTTCTTTAACTATCACATTTTCAACATGTAAGTAATATATACAAATGAACATCTTCTTGGGGTTCTCTTGGGTGTAGATATGCATGTTATTAAATTACGAGTGATTTCCTATTTGACTCAACAACCATGTAAATATTTGTACACAATTTGTTTGCTTTGAGATCAAATTTGGACAAAATGCCGTTTTCAAAGTTTTTGGACACATACAATCTGTGAGTTTAGAGTAATAATAACTACGAAGATGAAATTAAGTACATGCATGGTATCATATTCTTCAAGTGTCGAACATTTCTTGTGATGGttatgctatatatagtactagaACATAGTTTTAAGAAATTATACATCAATGGTCAACACTTTTTGAGCTAAACTTTGGTCGCCGCTTGTCTATACTAAGTACAGTCAATTCATTATACAAAAAGACGATCATCTTCCACAAAAAGATTATCATCTTCCATGCAAGCATACATTTATTATTGACATaatgaaaaagtaaattaatgcatgTCATGCGATCTGAGATTCGGATAAGATCAGTAAATTATGGTGCTGAGGTTGGttttgtggtggtggtggtgatgggGGCTAGTAATAGTAGAACTAATTTAAATTAATGATCACTTTATGGCTTAATAAGTTAATTTGCATGCCCCTTTGTAACCCTTTCCCGTTATcaattagaaaaagaagaagaagttaattTACATGATTGGTTTGGTTGACGCAGTTTAATTACTCAAGTAGTTGGACTGTTGGAGCATATACCATTAGCAAAATAAGACACTTGGAACACAACTTCATTAAGCCAATCATTTAACTTCATTAGCAACTAATTAATCAGAAATTATTTTGGCAGCAGTGTCTGAATGAACACCACATGCCAATCCCGACCATGATATAGTAATTAAAgggttggatatatatatatatgtacttagTGATGAGTGATGTCTTTAGGTCCGTGAACATTGGGGCAATAAGGCCCGTGGAGAAGGTCTATTGAATGCAAAATCTCAAATCCATACAGAAATTTCCATGGAATCTCCCAGCATCCCAACCCAgaagcagaaaataaaataaaaacctaaaaacagaGTAAAGGGAAAGTAATACTGTAATAGGGAAACAGGAAACACATAAATATAATATGGCACGCATAATGAAGAAACAAAACGGCTAGCTTAGTAATCTAAAGGGAAATGCTTTTAGCGAAGAGGGtactaaaaaagaagaagaaaacagctTTGGAAAATCGTGATGCTTAGTCCCTCAACAAAGGTGGGGTTGGATGTCGAAGGCGTGCACCAACCTTGCTTATGATTGAGTAGAAGAGCATGTATGAGAAAAGCACAACAAACAGACCATCCTTCTTTCACCTTTTGCCCTATTTGTGtaccaagtatatatatatatacatatcatgaagtaaaataaaataaaacgttTTGGGTTGtcttaatctctctctctagacgAACATAaaagcacaaacaaattaaagtgaTGCTGCTCCAGAGTAGAAATATTAGGCACTTAATTACAGCATGCATGCCATTGCCACAATATGTGTGATGACTTTGATTCAAGTTATCAAGGTTGGCAATAGCCAAATACAGAACAAAATGATGGAGCTGAGGCCTATGGTCTGAATTCTGATAAGCCTTGTCAAGGACAGAGTTTCCATGCAAGAAAGTTAgaatatgatatatatcattCAAATAGGAAAAAGATTATTTGTAGTATAATGATTAAGGACATAAAGAGAACAGGGCAAGTAGCTGTCATGGTGGGGTTTTTGCATAGTGTTAAGAAGCAGGTGTGCTGATGTTCTCAGTCAAATGACATAATTTCTTGGGGAAAATGTGACAGCAAGGGAAGAAAATAgtatgtgtgtgtgcgtgtgagagagacaaagagagagagagagagagagagaaaagaggaggGATAAAACCCTTCCCCACATTGGTCACATTGGATAATCACGCCCCAACACCTTATTATCACCAATCCATGTTAGAGGAATCATGAAAGCTGACAAACATTATAGAACAACACAAACCCCTTTCTTCTTCCCCTCTGAACAAATAAAATTagacaaaattaattattttcactctctatattatatataatgacCTCCCTCCACTGCCCATCTAGCTCTTCaatccccacccccccccccccccccccccccccccccccctctctctctctctctctctctctctctctcgcgtaTCTGTGTATGGAAAAGATGTCCAACTTTGCCACCTCACTTATGGTATGGTCAAGCTTAATATCATATGCTTATACTGTGCATGCAATGGCCCAATGGCTGCCTAGAGGAAGCTCAACCAGGTTCTATGATTTCAAGGTTACTTCTactgtgtgtatatatatatatccgtaCACTACATATGCATGGCAGCATCATATTAATTTCTGAGTGGTTACTTCTactgtgtgtatatatatatatatccgtaCACTGCATATGCATGGCAGCATCATATTAATTTctgagtgtttttattttttattttttttgtttctctctctctctctctctctctctctctctctctctctctcgatctctatatatatatatatatatatgttcgggttaatttatttgttaatgaaGGTTTCAATCGTAAACAGGTGCAAACCACGAGAATCACAAAACTTTGCAATAGCAAGGACATGGTCACGATCAACGGAATATTTCCGGGACCTGTAATTTATGCCCAAGAAGATGATAGAATCGTTGTCAAAGTTACAAATATGACACCATTTAACACCACAATCCACTGgtaaaccctatatatatatatctttaattatgagaaaatgactacgtacgtacgtaccaaAACAACTTCAACCACTGATTTACGTGTACGTGTCtccatttattaattaattattccaaGGCATGGAGTGAGGCAGAGACGGTCGTGTTGGTTCGATGGGGCTTCATACATTACACAATGCCCAATTCAGGCCGGCCAAACTTTTACGTATGACTTCGCATTGGTGAACCAAAAGGGCACCTTTTTCTGGCATGCTCATGTTTCTTGGCTCCGGGCCACCGTTTATGGTGCCTTTGTTGTTCATCCAAAAACTGGGCTCCCTTACCCATTTAATTACCCATTTGAAGAGCATATTATAATCCTAGGTAAATCAAATCTCTAACACTTTTGTTTTGACACCTGCGtcttctcttctctttattttattttatttttgaaaaacttcatttacccTTTATGTTTCGAAacttttgcaattatatattcttaaagttaaaaaaattacaatatcgGGTTCtcatgttttaaaattttgcaataTCACCTATCCGTTATGATTTTTTGTTAAGTCCAAACGGAGGACGTTAAAATCTCcaaaatactctttttttttttttttttttttttaaagggtggttttgtatttttattagttttacaAGGGCGTATAAGAAACATTTCACCTGTATACTGTTtgatttaaccctaaaccctaacagtAGGAATAACATTGCAATTTTGAAATATGGAAACTCGATATTGTAACTTTTTAAATCTTAAAGGAATGATTGCAAAAGTTCTGAAACATAAAAGGGGTAAatgaagttttatttttttttaatttttggatgagttttgaATGAAATTAGCTTCTACTTCTTAGTCACTCAGTACGTTGGATTATTTGGGAATATGTTTAGGGGAGTATTGGAAGCAGGATGTGGTACAAATTGAGCGCACCACTGCAGCAAGCGGTGGAAGTCCTCCAGTGGCAGATGCCTATACAATTAATGGTCACCCGGGCCCCAACTACAATTGCTCCAACAATGGTAATTAAGAAATTCCTAATGTAATCATATAATTTGACTAATATGATTGCTGTAAGTAATCAtcaatcattattttattttcttttatttttatcttatatataACATGCTGATTATTCCAGATGTGTATAAGATCGATGTGGTTCCCGGGAAGACGTATTTGTTAAGGCTGATAAGCGCAGGCTTAAACTCCGAGAACTTTTTTGCAATCGCTGATCACAAATTAACCATTGTCGAAGCTGACGCCGAGTACACGAAGCCCTTCACCACGGACCGTGTGATGCTTGGACCAGGCCAGACCATTAACGTCCTTGTCACCGCCGATCAGGCAATAGGAAAATACTCCATGGCCATGGGACCCTACAGTTCGGCCAAGGGTGCTGCATTCCAAGATACATTAGCCATAGCCCACTTCAAATACTTAGGTGCCGTAACTAATAGCGTTTCATTACCTGCGCAATTACCAAGTGTTAGTGATAATCTCACCGTTAAGACGGTCATGGATGGGCTAAGGAGCCTAAACCCAGTTAATATTCCGACGGAAATCGACACTAATTTTTTCATCACCGTCGGACTAAACGTCCAAAAGTGTCACTCAAAGACACCCAAACAAAATTGCCAAGGCATTAATCATGGGGTTATGGCGGCGTCTATGAACAATATAAGCTTCATAATGCCTAAGATTTCGCTTTTGGAAGCTTATTATAAAAAGATTAACGGTTCTTTCACTGAGGATTTTCCTGGGGTACCCCTTAAGTTCTATGACTTTGTGAATGG carries:
- the LOC133864451 gene encoding laccase-6 encodes the protein MEKMSNFATSLMVWSSLISYAYTVHAMAQWLPRGSSTRFYDFKVQTTRITKLCNSKDMVTINGIFPGPVIYAQEDDRIVVKVTNMTPFNTTIHWHGVRQRRSCWFDGASYITQCPIQAGQTFTYDFALVNQKGTFFWHAHVSWLRATVYGAFVVHPKTGLPYPFNYPFEEHIIILGEYWKQDVVQIERTTAASGGSPPVADAYTINGHPGPNYNCSNNDVYKIDVVPGKTYLLRLISAGLNSENFFAIADHKLTIVEADAEYTKPFTTDRVMLGPGQTINVLVTADQAIGKYSMAMGPYSSAKGAAFQDTLAIAHFKYLGAVTNSVSLPAQLPSVSDNLTVKTVMDGLRSLNPVNIPTEIDTNFFITVGLNVQKCHSKTPKQNCQGINHGVMAASMNNISFIMPKISLLEAYYKKINGSFTEDFPGVPLKFYDFVNGAPNNIPNDTQSLNGTRVKILEYGSRVQLILQNTATVTTENHPIHLHGFSFYVVGYGTGNYNPQAAKFNLVDPPYMNTIGVPVGGWTAIRFVADNPGVWFMHCHLDIHQSWGLGTAFIVKNGKGELETLPPPPADLPRC